The genomic region GACCGGGGTTTACGCCGCACGGGTAGCCCTTTCCAAGTACCTGGTCGGCTTCTTCTTCCTCCTCTCCTACTCGGGCACCGCCCTCCTCATCGTCCCCGTCCTGGAAAACTCCCCCCCCGGCGAAGCCTGGCCCATGATCCTGGAGCGCTTCCTCTCCGTGGCCATCGGCATCGTTTACCTCTCGGCCTCGGGGGCAGGGTACACGAGGAGGCCCTTGAAGCGCTGGGAGGCTTGGGCCTTGGGCATTCTCGCCGTGATGCTCTTCGTTCCCTTCTGGCCCCTGAACCTAGGAGCATTCCTCGCGGGGCTTTTCTTCTTCCGCAAGGGCTTGACGAAGGCCAGAGGGGGAGCTTAGGGTAAAGCCGAAGGAAAGGGGGTAAGGTGATGAAGAGAGTCCTTTTGGTCCTCCTGGCCTTGATGGGTTTGGCTGTGGCCCAAAAACCCAAGGTGGTGGTGGCCACGGGGGGTGTGGGAGGCGTTTACTTCTACTACGGCACCACTTTGGCGGAGATCTGGAACAAGGCCGGGGTGGCCGAGGCCCAGGCCATACAAACCGCGGCCTCCATCGACAACCTCCTCCTTTTGGAAAACCGCACAGGGGGCGGCACCTACTACTGTGCCACCGTGCTCCCCGACTCCGCCTACCTAGCCTTTACCGGCCAGCACGAGCGCTTCAAGGACAAACCCGCCAAGAGCACCCGCATCCTCTTCGCCATGTACCCCAACTTCCTGCACATCGTCACCCGGGAAGGGTCGGGCATCCGGGTAATCCAGGACCTCAAGGGCAAGCGGGTATCCACCGGGGCCCCGGGATCGGGCACCGAGGTGGAGGCCCTCTTGGTGCTCCAGGCGGCGGGGCTTTCCCCTAAGGACTTCGCCAAGCAGGAGCGCCTGGGAGCCCAGGAGAGCGCCAAC from Thermus tengchongensis harbors:
- a CDS encoding TAXI family TRAP transporter solute-binding subunit, producing the protein MKRVLLVLLALMGLAVAQKPKVVVATGGVGGVYFYYGTTLAEIWNKAGVAEAQAIQTAASIDNLLLLENRTGGGTYYCATVLPDSAYLAFTGQHERFKDKPAKSTRILFAMYPNFLHIVTREGSGIRVIQDLKGKRVSTGAPGSGTEVEALLVLQAAGLSPKDFAKQERLGAQESANALAEGNIDAFFWSGGLPTGAITELAAGLARKGQRIYLVPLDPKSTVVQTFQRRFPGLAGPGVIPKATYGARADTPTLTFWNLFVCPESLPAEAAYALTKATFENLTTLRQAVAAARDTTLENAVRFVGGTIPYHEGALRYFREVGALR